GCCGCTTGCCGGTATTTCGGCGATTTTCTTCACCGACACGGGTACGCTCGGGAAGGTCTACTCGGAAACCTTGGAAAACATCGATGACAAGCAGCGCGAGGGCGTCAAATCCGTTGGGGCTTCGCCGATAAATGTCCAACGCTATGGTGTCGTGCCTCAGGTGCTACCCGTTTTCGCGAGCCAGGCACTATATTTCTGGGAGTCCAACACACGATCGGCGACGATCATCGGCGCGGTGGGGGCAGGCGGCATCGGTCTCAAACTGTGGGAAGCGATGCGGACGAACACCAATTGGCACAATGTCGCCTATATGGTGGTGCTCATACTGGCCGTGATCTTCATTTTCGACAGCATATCCAATGCACTTCGCTCACGCTTGATGGGAAAGCAACAGCATTGAGATACGATAGGGTTCAAAGGCTTGTCATAATTGGAGCGTAACGCGAAAGTGTTCCGGAGGAATCAATATGCGCTATGCAATCTATTTCACGCCGCCATCGAGTGACCCGCTTCTGAAGGTAGCGGCGAACTGGCTTGGCCGAAACGCCTTTACCGGTCAACCTGTACGGCCGCCGCAGATCCGCGACCTGGCGCATGAGGATTTCACGCTGTTGACGGCATCGGCACGTCGCTATGGCTTCCATGGTACTTTAAAAGCTCCGTTCCATCTTGCCGAGGGTTTTGAGGAGAAAGAGCTTTTGTCGGCTCTTATGCATTTTGCCTCATCTATGGATCCAGTTGAGATTCCGAAACTACAGATTGCCAACCTTGACGGATTTTTTGCACTGGTTCCAGAAGAGCCGGTGGCGCGTCTCAACCAGCTGGCGAACGACGTTATTGTCGCGCTCGACCGTTTCCGTGCTCCTCCGACTGACGAGGAAATCAAACGGCGCAATCCAGACAGAATGACAGTGTCGCAGCGGCGAAACCTCGAACAATGGGGTTATCCCTATGTTTTTGAGGATTTTCGCTTCCATATGACACTTACCGATACGGTGCCGGAGCGCGACCGCCCTAAAATCGAACGGATTTTGA
This is a stretch of genomic DNA from Phyllobacterium zundukense. It encodes these proteins:
- a CDS encoding DUF1045 domain-containing protein gives rise to the protein MRYAIYFTPPSSDPLLKVAANWLGRNAFTGQPVRPPQIRDLAHEDFTLLTASARRYGFHGTLKAPFHLAEGFEEKELLSALMHFASSMDPVEIPKLQIANLDGFFALVPEEPVARLNQLANDVIVALDRFRAPPTDEEIKRRNPDRMTVSQRRNLEQWGYPYVFEDFRFHMTLTDTVPERDRPKIERILSEFLELVLEEPVEINNLALFTEAEPGFPFEIHSLHPLAGTNRRKSA